One genomic region from Paracoccus pantotrophus encodes:
- a CDS encoding DUF1826 domain-containing protein — protein sequence MAKTDTAIPQMPHPGAAKARGILESSSGLVLEQITRPGVGAAIWRRNRSPGFAEWIESIPPGQLPALRAVADFRTIERGVHAACDLSGLPAGTMRDLLASDIGALALMLARIMRNPLMHIRFEAVTTDACRRFHVDQLPARLLCTYRGPETQFGLEDENGRIVRAGAMRSGEVAVLRGASWPGMEVTGLLHRSPPIAGTGKVRLFLALDPMVEPAEARRLH from the coding sequence ATGGCAAAGACCGATACCGCAATCCCGCAAATGCCGCACCCCGGCGCCGCCAAGGCGCGGGGGATCCTCGAATCCTCCAGCGGGCTCGTACTGGAACAGATAACCCGGCCGGGGGTCGGGGCGGCGATCTGGCGGCGAAATCGCTCGCCCGGCTTTGCCGAATGGATCGAGAGCATTCCCCCCGGACAGTTGCCCGCGTTGCGTGCCGTGGCCGATTTCCGGACGATCGAGCGCGGCGTCCACGCCGCCTGCGACCTGTCCGGCCTGCCCGCCGGGACGATGCGCGACCTGCTGGCCAGCGACATCGGGGCGCTGGCGCTGATGCTTGCCCGGATCATGCGCAACCCGCTGATGCATATCCGCTTCGAGGCGGTGACGACGGATGCCTGCCGCCGGTTCCATGTCGATCAGTTGCCCGCGCGGCTGCTTTGCACCTATCGGGGGCCGGAAACGCAATTCGGGCTGGAGGATGAAAACGGCCGGATCGTGCGGGCCGGCGCGATGCGCAGCGGCGAAGTCGCGGTCCTGCGCGGCGCCTCGTGGCCGGGCATGGAGGTCACGGGGCTGTTGCACCGTTCCCCGCCCATCGCCGGAACCGGCAAGGTGCGGCTGTTCCTGGCGCTTGACCCCATGGTGGAGCCGGCCGAGGCCCGGAGGCTCCATTGA
- a CDS encoding nickel/cobalt transporter, with protein sequence MRKAVLIALLALAVAAGLVLWTGLDDRVARMAVGWQRDYQNALARALRALRGGETGAVTAFLGICFAYGFLHALGPGHGKALIGAYGLATDVPMRRMVSLAAITSLAQATVAVAVVYAGVWIFGGARDRVEGASASLEPFSAAAIAALGIILCWRGFRRLAAGRHRHGHAHSETCGCGHAHVPDAQDVLAARSWREAAALVAGVALRPCTGALFLLILTWRFDLDVIGIAGAYVMGIGTMMVTGLAAVAAVALRRGVHVSLPALGRASVIASLVEIAFGGLVAIFAIATAFRLVQAPF encoded by the coding sequence ATGCGCAAGGCCGTCCTGATCGCCCTGCTTGCGCTGGCCGTGGCCGCCGGCCTGGTTCTCTGGACCGGGCTGGATGATCGCGTCGCCCGCATGGCGGTGGGCTGGCAGCGCGACTATCAGAATGCGCTGGCGCGGGCCTTGCGGGCCTTGCGGGGCGGTGAAACCGGCGCGGTCACGGCATTCCTGGGCATTTGCTTTGCCTATGGTTTCCTGCACGCGCTGGGGCCGGGGCACGGCAAGGCGCTGATCGGCGCCTATGGCCTTGCCACCGACGTGCCGATGAGGCGCATGGTCAGCCTGGCCGCGATCACCAGCCTTGCGCAGGCGACGGTGGCGGTGGCCGTGGTCTATGCGGGCGTCTGGATCTTCGGCGGCGCGCGCGATCGCGTCGAGGGCGCCTCGGCCAGCCTCGAGCCGTTCTCGGCAGCGGCCATCGCGGCGCTGGGTATCATCCTGTGCTGGCGGGGGTTTCGCAGGCTGGCCGCCGGCCGGCACCGGCACGGCCATGCGCATTCCGAAACATGCGGCTGCGGCCATGCCCATGTCCCGGATGCCCAGGACGTCCTGGCAGCCCGTTCCTGGCGCGAAGCGGCCGCACTGGTCGCCGGGGTGGCCCTGCGTCCCTGCACCGGGGCGCTGTTCCTGCTGATCCTGACCTGGCGCTTCGACCTGGACGTAATCGGGATCGCCGGCGCCTATGTCATGGGGATCGGCACCATGATGGTGACGGGGCTTGCCGCGGTCGCCGCGGTCGCCCTGCGCCGCGGGGTGCATGTCTCGCTTCCGGCCCTTGGCCGCGCCTCGGTCATCGCCAGCCTGGTCGAGATCGCCTTCGGTGGCCTCGTGGCGATCTTCGCCATCGCAACGGCGTTCCGCCTGGTCCAGGCGCCGTTCTGA
- a CDS encoding helix-turn-helix domain-containing protein translates to MASHLSFDERRIIAAMLQRKLSVAQIAAQLGRHRSTIHRAIRRNFWHDPDVPIANG, encoded by the coding sequence TTGGCCTCGCATCTCAGCTTCGATGAGCGCCGCATCATCGCGGCCATGCTGCAACGCAAGCTCAGCGTTGCGCAGATTGCCGCGCAGCTCGGCCGGCACCGTTCGACCATTCATCGCGCGATCCGGCGCAATTTCTGGCACGATCCCGATGTGCCGATCGCCAATGGCTAG
- the dtd gene encoding D-aminoacyl-tRNA deacylase, with protein sequence MRALVQRVAEAEVTVEGRSIGRIGPGLLVLVCAMRGDPEDAAAKLAARIAKLRIFRDEAGKMNRSVQDIGGAVLVVSQFTLAADTSTGNRPGFSTAEAPERGEALYLRFAEALRALGLPVETGSFGADMQVSLVNDGPVTIWMDSADRA encoded by the coding sequence ATGCGGGCGCTGGTCCAGCGCGTCGCCGAGGCAGAGGTCACGGTCGAGGGCCGCAGCATCGGCCGCATCGGGCCCGGCCTTCTGGTCTTGGTCTGCGCCATGCGCGGCGACCCCGAGGACGCGGCCGCGAAACTGGCCGCGCGCATCGCCAAGCTGCGCATCTTCCGCGACGAGGCCGGTAAGATGAACCGATCGGTTCAGGACATCGGCGGCGCGGTGCTGGTGGTCAGCCAGTTCACGCTCGCCGCCGACACAAGCACCGGCAACCGGCCCGGATTCTCCACCGCCGAGGCGCCCGAGCGCGGCGAGGCGCTGTATCTGCGCTTTGCCGAGGCGCTGCGCGCGCTCGGCCTCCCGGTCGAGACCGGCTCCTTCGGCGCCGACATGCAGGTGTCGCTGGTCAATGACGGCCCGGTGACGATCTGGATGGATTCCGCAGACCGCGCTTGA
- a CDS encoding DEAD/DEAH box helicase, which produces MRADTRATWPKDDMTNETTRPNRSGNPRAQQGGKPRFRNDKPNTNHRRHRAEPEEKFIRRAIPDIDTAFTRMGIDARVAINLPGLGIETPSPIQEKSIPGIVAGRDLLGLAQTGTGKTAAFGLPMLTRLLNIGRKPEPRTCRALILAPTRELATQIAENIDNYAIGTPIRQFRVVGGASINVQVQRLERGVDVLIATPGRLIDLIERGAIDLSQTKYLVLDEADQMLDIGFIHALRRIAKMLPRERQTLLFSATMPKLMEELADSYLNDPLRVAVNPPGQAAAKIDQGVHFVNQGDKATLLAEYLSKHVDELAIVFGRTKHGSEKLSKLLEKWGYKVAAIHGNKSQGQRERALASFRAGDTKVLVATDVAARGLDIPEVAHVYNYDLPNVPENYVHRIGRTARAGRDGRAIAFCAPAEIGELRAIEKAMKAKIAVVGGEEPFEAAKIRERGGPAGRPAQGAARKRPARRPSRAPKTAQRA; this is translated from the coding sequence ATGCGCGCCGATACGCGGGCGACCTGGCCGAAAGACGACATGACCAACGAGACCACCCGCCCGAACCGTTCGGGCAATCCCCGCGCCCAGCAAGGCGGCAAGCCGCGCTTCCGCAACGACAAGCCCAACACCAACCACCGCCGTCACCGCGCCGAGCCGGAAGAGAAATTCATCCGCCGCGCCATTCCGGATATCGACACCGCCTTCACCCGCATGGGGATCGATGCGCGCGTGGCGATCAACCTGCCGGGCCTGGGCATCGAGACCCCCTCGCCCATCCAGGAAAAATCCATCCCCGGCATCGTCGCCGGCCGCGACCTCCTGGGCCTGGCCCAGACCGGCACCGGCAAGACGGCGGCCTTCGGCCTGCCGATGCTGACCCGGCTGCTGAACATCGGCCGCAAGCCCGAGCCCCGGACCTGCCGGGCGCTGATCCTGGCGCCGACCCGCGAACTGGCGACCCAGATCGCCGAGAACATCGACAATTATGCCATCGGCACGCCGATCCGGCAGTTCCGCGTCGTCGGCGGCGCCTCGATCAACGTGCAGGTCCAGCGGCTGGAACGCGGCGTCGACGTGCTGATCGCGACGCCGGGCCGGCTGATCGACCTGATCGAGCGCGGCGCCATCGACCTGTCGCAGACCAAGTATCTGGTGCTGGACGAGGCCGACCAGATGCTGGACATCGGCTTCATCCACGCGCTGCGCCGCATCGCCAAGATGCTGCCGCGCGAGCGCCAGACGCTGCTGTTCTCGGCCACCATGCCGAAGCTGATGGAGGAGCTGGCCGACAGCTACCTGAACGATCCGCTGCGCGTGGCGGTGAACCCGCCCGGCCAGGCGGCAGCCAAGATCGACCAGGGCGTGCATTTCGTCAACCAGGGCGACAAGGCGACGCTGCTGGCGGAATACCTGTCCAAACATGTGGACGAGCTGGCCATCGTCTTCGGCCGCACCAAGCACGGCTCGGAAAAGCTGTCGAAGCTTTTGGAGAAATGGGGCTACAAGGTCGCCGCGATCCACGGCAACAAGAGCCAGGGCCAGCGCGAGCGTGCCCTGGCCAGCTTCCGCGCCGGCGACACCAAGGTTCTGGTCGCGACCGACGTGGCGGCGCGCGGCCTCGACATTCCCGAGGTGGCGCATGTCTATAACTACGACCTGCCCAACGTGCCGGAAAACTACGTCCACCGCATCGGCCGCACCGCCCGCGCCGGGCGCGACGGCCGCGCCATCGCCTTCTGCGCGCCCGCCGAGATCGGCGAGCTGCGCGCCATCGAGAAGGCGATGAAGGCCAAGATCGCCGTGGTCGGCGGCGAGGAGCCCTTCGAGGCGGCCAAGATCCGCGAACGCGGCGGCCCCGCGGGCCGCCCGGCGCAAGGCGCGGCGCGCAAGCGCCCGGCCCGGCGCCCCTCGCGCGCGCCGAAAACGGCGCAGCGGGCCTGA
- a CDS encoding metallochaperone AztD has product MFRHLAGASALLLILAGAAAAQDHDHDHEDVTLYRVFVGDHEKGQVTAFDLSAPDHRWTFPTTGQAKLYSVAGGAVVAAVQSDADTVQFIQSGISLHDHGDHRDIEVVDPAAIDASLTGPRPFHLVDHDGKVVLNYDNGGYAEILDGAALAEGKVEPVKFPQARAHHGFVAPLGGNWLSTVASDEKVEGDASVPRLGLQAFDAEGRSAGELATCTAIHGEAFSGAYLAAGCKEGVLTVRAGASGPEYRLLPYPAELPQGVTTGTLLGSTGIQVFLGNYGPDGLVVIDPVDEPHYRYIKLPFRRVDFALDPAKPSTGYVLTEDGSLRRIDLLKAEIAAGAKVTEPYSMDGHWNDPRPRIAMAGGEILVTDPNAGLVRRLSAEDLTERGTVPVGGAPYTIAVTGGSGLTH; this is encoded by the coding sequence ATGTTCAGACATCTCGCGGGCGCCAGCGCGCTGCTGCTGATCCTGGCCGGCGCGGCCGCCGCGCAGGACCACGATCACGACCACGAGGATGTGACGCTTTACCGTGTCTTCGTCGGCGACCATGAAAAGGGCCAGGTCACGGCGTTCGACCTGTCCGCACCCGACCATCGCTGGACCTTCCCGACCACCGGCCAGGCCAAGCTGTATTCCGTGGCGGGCGGCGCGGTGGTCGCCGCGGTGCAGTCCGATGCCGATACGGTGCAGTTCATCCAGAGCGGCATCTCGCTCCATGACCACGGCGACCACCGCGACATCGAGGTTGTCGATCCCGCGGCCATCGACGCCAGCCTGACCGGCCCGCGGCCCTTCCACCTGGTCGATCACGACGGCAAGGTGGTGCTGAACTACGACAATGGCGGCTATGCCGAGATCCTCGACGGGGCCGCGCTGGCCGAGGGCAAGGTCGAGCCGGTCAAGTTCCCGCAGGCCCGCGCCCATCACGGCTTCGTCGCGCCCTTGGGGGGCAACTGGCTCTCCACCGTCGCCTCGGACGAGAAGGTCGAGGGCGACGCCTCGGTGCCGCGCCTCGGCCTGCAAGCCTTCGATGCCGAGGGCAGGTCGGCGGGCGAGCTGGCCACCTGCACCGCGATCCATGGCGAGGCCTTCTCGGGCGCCTATCTGGCCGCCGGCTGCAAGGAGGGCGTGCTGACCGTCAGGGCCGGGGCGAGCGGGCCGGAATACAGGCTGCTGCCCTATCCCGCCGAGCTGCCGCAGGGCGTGACCACCGGCACGCTGCTGGGCTCGACCGGCATCCAGGTGTTCCTGGGCAATTACGGCCCCGACGGGCTGGTGGTCATCGACCCGGTGGACGAGCCGCATTACCGCTACATCAAGCTGCCCTTCCGCAGGGTGGATTTCGCGCTGGACCCCGCCAAGCCCTCGACCGGCTACGTGCTGACCGAGGATGGCAGCCTGCGCCGCATCGACCTGCTGAAGGCCGAGATCGCCGCCGGCGCCAAGGTGACCGAGCCCTATTCGATGGACGGGCATTGGAACGACCCGCGCCCACGCATCGCCATGGCCGGGGGGGAAATCCTTGTGACCGATCCGAATGCCGGCCTTGTCCGCCGCCTCTCGGCCGAGGATCTGACGGAACGCGGCACCGTGCCGGTCGGAGGCGCGCCCTACACCATCGCCGTGACCGGCGGCAGCGGCCTGACGCATTGA
- a CDS encoding DUF6525 family protein, producing the protein MRGNLATSLRRRRRRCPIAQYDRLPPELRRWLAQAALPWSPVSALRLWHKLLDETAGNIEAARQRLDLIEARMLMRDAPRIWGVPPTVPPRQPSPAG; encoded by the coding sequence ATGCGCGGCAACCTCGCCACCTCGCTGCGCCGCCGCCGCAGGCGCTGCCCGATCGCGCAATACGACCGGCTGCCCCCGGAATTGCGCCGCTGGCTTGCGCAGGCGGCGCTGCCTTGGAGCCCGGTTTCCGCCTTGCGCCTGTGGCACAAGCTTCTGGACGAAACCGCGGGCAATATCGAAGCCGCGCGCCAGCGCCTCGACCTGATCGAGGCGCGGATGCTGATGCGGGACGCGCCGCGGATATGGGGCGTCCCGCCAACCGTGCCGCCGAGGCAGCCTTCGCCGGCCGGGTGA
- a CDS encoding DUF2312 domain-containing protein has protein sequence MDSYQVTADELRQFVERIEHLEQEKKDISEQIKEVYAESKGRGYDTKALRAIISLRKKDKDQVAEEEAVLEIYKQALNMI, from the coding sequence ATGGATTCGTATCAGGTGACTGCGGACGAACTGCGTCAGTTCGTGGAACGGATCGAGCATCTCGAGCAGGAAAAGAAGGATATCTCCGAGCAGATCAAGGAAGTCTATGCCGAGAGCAAGGGGCGCGGCTACGACACCAAGGCGCTCAGGGCCATCATTTCGCTAAGAAAGAAGGACAAGGATCAGGTCGCCGAGGAAGAGGCTGTGCTGGAGATCTACAAGCAAGCCTTGAACATGATCTGA
- a CDS encoding DUF1007 family protein: MRCLRPVLLSLLSILALARAEAHPHVFIDTGLTFRFDGEGRLGAVSVVWAFDDFSSMLMVEDMEMDQDGDGVLTDDEIARLTAMFSDWPEDFAGDLYLTRDGNPVALSGPQEVAVRYQQGRIVVTHIRALLDRIRPEDGRIELQVYDPTYYTFYDLVGALEISGRDDCRVEIEKADIAAAQRKYGDELAKLTNDEIMDQGKYPDVGGDFADDMRLECARPS, encoded by the coding sequence ATGCGCTGCCTCCGGCCTGTCCTGCTGTCCCTGCTGTCGATCCTTGCCCTTGCAAGGGCCGAGGCGCATCCGCATGTCTTCATCGACACTGGGCTGACCTTCCGCTTCGACGGCGAGGGCAGGCTGGGCGCCGTCAGCGTGGTCTGGGCCTTCGACGACTTCTCCTCGATGCTGATGGTCGAGGATATGGAAATGGACCAGGACGGCGACGGCGTGCTGACGGATGACGAGATCGCCCGCCTGACCGCCATGTTCAGCGACTGGCCCGAGGATTTCGCCGGCGATCTCTACCTGACCCGCGACGGCAATCCTGTCGCGCTGTCGGGACCGCAGGAGGTCGCGGTGCGCTATCAGCAGGGCAGGATCGTCGTGACCCATATCCGCGCGCTCCTGGACCGGATCCGGCCCGAGGATGGGCGGATCGAACTGCAGGTCTATGACCCGACCTATTACACCTTCTACGATCTGGTCGGGGCGCTTGAAATCAGCGGCCGGGACGACTGCCGCGTCGAGATCGAAAAGGCCGATATCGCCGCCGCGCAGCGCAAATATGGCGACGAACTGGCCAAGCTGACCAATGACGAGATCATGGACCAGGGCAAATACCCCGATGTGGGCGGCGATTTCGCCGACGACATGAGGCTGGAATGCGCAAGGCCGTCCTGA
- a CDS encoding GTP-binding protein has protein sequence MPASTRAKDRRLPVTVLSGFLGAGKTTLLNHVLNNREGRRVAVIVNDMSEVNIDADLVRDGAELSRSEEKLVEMTNGCICCTLRDDLLVEVRRLAEEGRFDYLLIESTGIAEPLPVAATFDFRDPNGASLSDVARLDTMVTVVDAVNLTRDFSSHDFIADRGESLGDQDDRTLVDLLTDQMEFADVVVLNKVSAAGPVRLDQARKIVRALNPDARLVETDFGRVAPGAIFDTGLFDFDRAHMHPMWAKELYGFDAHVPETEEYGVSSFVYRARQPFHPKKVHDLLNGDLPGVIRAKGHFWIASRPGWAVEFSLAGAMSSVTPLGGWWASVPRDRWPTHPDSLQDIGKVWQEPWGDRRQELVFIGSGMDPAAITKALDDALVEARDFTPEAWAGLPDPFPQWGQRRVA, from the coding sequence ATGCCAGCCAGCACCCGCGCCAAAGATCGCCGCCTGCCCGTCACCGTCCTGTCCGGTTTTCTGGGCGCGGGCAAGACGACGCTGCTGAACCATGTCCTGAACAACCGCGAGGGCCGGCGCGTCGCGGTGATCGTCAACGACATGTCCGAGGTGAACATCGACGCCGATCTGGTGCGCGACGGGGCAGAACTGTCGCGATCCGAGGAAAAGCTGGTCGAAATGACCAATGGCTGCATCTGCTGCACCTTGCGCGACGACCTGCTGGTCGAGGTCCGCCGGCTGGCCGAGGAGGGGCGCTTCGACTATCTCCTGATCGAATCGACCGGCATCGCCGAGCCCTTGCCGGTGGCGGCGACCTTCGATTTCCGCGATCCGAACGGCGCCAGCCTGTCGGACGTCGCCCGGCTCGACACCATGGTCACGGTGGTGGATGCGGTCAACCTGACCAGGGATTTCTCCAGCCACGACTTCATCGCCGACCGCGGCGAGAGCCTGGGCGACCAGGATGACCGCACGCTGGTCGATCTGCTGACCGACCAGATGGAATTCGCCGATGTGGTGGTGCTGAACAAGGTCAGCGCGGCGGGGCCGGTCCGGCTGGACCAGGCCCGCAAGATCGTCCGCGCCCTGAACCCCGACGCCCGGCTGGTCGAGACCGATTTCGGCCGCGTCGCGCCGGGGGCGATCTTCGATACCGGGCTTTTCGACTTCGACAGGGCGCATATGCATCCGATGTGGGCCAAGGAGCTTTACGGCTTCGACGCGCATGTGCCCGAGACCGAGGAATACGGCGTCTCGTCCTTCGTCTATCGCGCCCGGCAGCCCTTCCATCCGAAGAAGGTCCATGACTTGCTGAATGGCGACCTGCCCGGCGTGATCCGCGCCAAGGGGCATTTCTGGATCGCCTCGCGCCCCGGCTGGGCGGTCGAGTTCAGCCTTGCCGGGGCGATGTCCAGCGTGACGCCGCTGGGGGGCTGGTGGGCTTCGGTGCCGCGGGATCGCTGGCCCACCCACCCGGATTCCCTCCAAGACATCGGGAAGGTCTGGCAGGAACCCTGGGGCGACCGCCGGCAGGAACTGGTCTTCATCGGCTCGGGCATGGACCCTGCGGCAATCACCAAGGCTCTGGACGACGCCCTGGTCGAGGCTCGGGACTTCACGCCCGAAGCCTGGGCCGGGCTGCCCGATCCTTTCCCGCAATGGGGCCAGCGCCGCGTCGCCTGA
- a CDS encoding thymidine kinase, with protein MAKLYFHYSTMNAGKSTLLLQASYNYRERGMATLLLTAALDDRAGPGRIASRIGIAESALGFTPEADLFALIQARGRGAACIFVDEAQFLTEEQVWQLARVADDLGQPVMCYGLRVDFRGRLFPGSAALLAVADDLREVRTICHCGRKATMVIRQDEGGRVLHQGAQVQIGGNETYVSLCRRHWREAMGEIR; from the coding sequence ATGGCCAAGCTTTATTTTCACTATTCCACGATGAATGCCGGCAAGAGCACGCTCTTGCTGCAGGCGTCCTACAATTACCGCGAACGCGGCATGGCGACGCTGCTTCTGACCGCGGCGCTGGACGACCGCGCCGGCCCCGGCCGGATCGCCAGCCGCATCGGCATCGCCGAATCCGCGCTGGGTTTCACCCCCGAAGCCGATCTTTTCGCCCTGATCCAGGCCCGGGGCCGCGGCGCCGCCTGCATCTTCGTCGACGAGGCGCAGTTCCTGACCGAGGAGCAGGTCTGGCAGCTGGCCCGCGTCGCCGACGACCTTGGCCAGCCGGTGATGTGCTACGGGCTGCGGGTCGATTTCCGCGGCCGGCTGTTTCCCGGATCGGCGGCGCTGCTGGCCGTGGCCGACGACCTGCGCGAGGTGCGCACCATCTGCCATTGCGGGCGCAAGGCCACCATGGTCATACGCCAGGACGAAGGCGGCCGCGTGCTGCACCAGGGCGCGCAGGTGCAGATCGGCGGCAATGAAACCTATGTCTCGCTCTGCCGGCGCCATTGGCGCGAAGCGATGGGAGAAATCCGATGA